The Gammaproteobacteria bacterium genome segment ACAACACCGTTTGCAGTGAGTGTTTTGAAAGAATAGCGATAGTTGTTGTGGAGTACTGTGATGAGCTTATCGACCGAAGAACTGGTCACCGCGCGTGAAGTGGCCAGGGCCATTCTGGAAGAGCTGGAACTCGATGCCTATCTTTTTGAGATTGAACCGCAAAATGCACATTACGCGCTATTGGTTGAATGCGCCTGTGCAACGGATGGCGGCTGGGCATTGGTGTCATTAACCCTGCCAAAAGACAAGGTGCTGGAAGGCTTTGATGACCCGCATGTCCGACAACAACTGTTTGCATACTGGAACAAGAAACTCTCGGCCTGTAAACGTAAAACCGCCCTGGAATAATCGTCAAGCGTGTCGTCTGCACGCGGTCTCGATGCATCGTTATGCAACCGTAGCCGCCGACAGTGGAATCGAACGGAAACAGTGTCGGACTATCACATCAAAGGACTCTGCTGGATGCCGGTGCACAACGAAGACATTGCGAAGATATTTGAGGAAATGGCGGATTTGCTGGAGATAGAGGATGCCAACCCGTTTCGGGTGCGTGCCTATCGTAATGCCGCTCGTACGGTGCGCGGGCTGGGGCAGGAACTGCGTGAGATGCTGGACAGTGGAGAAGATCTGACCCGCTTGCCGGGCATCGGCAGGGATCTGGCCGGCAAGATTGACGAGATTCTGAGTACCGGCCATGCCCGTGCCCTGGACACTCTACATCGTGAGGTGCCGGCGAGCCTCGAGGGTCTGCTCGCTATCCCGGGGCTGGGACCCAAACGCGTCAAGGCGCTGTATCAGAACCTGCACATCAGTAACCCCCAGCAACTGGCAGACGCCGCGCGCCACGGACGTCTGCAAAAGCTACCTGGTTTTGGCGCCAAAATAGAGCAGCAGATTCTGGATGCCATCGCCGCGCATCGCAGCACCGAGAAACGCTTTCTTTATCATGTCGCGCAGCAGTATGCCGAACCTTTGCTGGCCTATCTAAAAGTTGTTCCCGGTGTTAAGCAAGTTGTGCTGGCAGGCAGTTATCGTCGTGCCAAGGAAACGGTGGGGGATCTGGATATCCTGGTGACGGCCGAAAGCGACAGTCCGGTGATGAGCCGGTTTGCCGAATACGATGAGGTACAGGAGATCGCGGCAAAGGGCACCACTCGCGCCAGTGTCTTTTTGCGCTGCGGCCTGCAGGTCGATCTGCGGGTGGTTGACGAAAAAAGCTTCGGTGCCGCCTTGCATTACTTTACCGGCAGCAAGGCCCACAACATCCAGATCCGTCGCATGGGTCAGCAACGCGGTATCAAGCTCAACGAGTACGGTGTGTTTAACCTCAAACAGGGAGACCGTATCAATGGCGATACCGAGGCCTCCGTATTCAAGGCGGTGGGATTGCCCTTTATTCCCCCTGAACTGCGTCAGGGCCAGGGTGAAATAGAGGCCGCGCAGGCAGGGCTTTTGCCCCGGCTGATTGGCGTGGATGATTTGCAGGGTGATCTGCACGTGCACAGCAAGGACTCTGATGGTAATGCCAGCATCGAAGAGATGGCGTTGGCGGCGAAGCAGCGCGGCCTGAAATATATCGCGATTACCGATCACTCCGCATCGTTAACGGTCGCCCATGGCCTGGATGAAAAGCGTCTTGCCAGGCAGATTGAAACCATTGATAGCCTCAATAAACGTATTGACGGCATAACCATTCTGAAAGGCAGTGAGGTGGATATCCTGGAAGATGGCCGGCTGGATTTTTCAGACGAGATTCTTTCACGGCTGGATCTGGTCATCGGCGCGGTGCACAGTCACTTTCACCTGTCCCGCAATCAGCAGACCTCGCGGATTCTGCGCGCCATGGAATCAAAATATTTCACCATCCTGGCGCACCCCAGTGCCAGACTGCTTGAGGAGCGTGAGGCAATGGATGTGGATATGCCAAGGATTATCAAGGCGGCGCAGCAGCGGGGCTGTTTTATTGAACTGAATAGCCAGCCCCGGCGTTTGGACCTGATCGATCGCTATTGTCGGTTAGCCAAACAGGAGGGTGTGTTGATCAGCATCAATAGCGATGGTCATAACCCCGGCAATTTTGACCATTTAGCGGGCGGGATTAACCAGGCACGACGGGGTTGGTTGGAAAAAGGCGATGTCCTCAATACGCGTTCACTGCCCAGGTTACGGAAGTTGCTGAAAGCGACAATGGGTTGAAAGCGGGCGATGAAAGCAGGACCCAAATAAGCTATTTACAATACTGTTTCAGTGCATGTAAGGCCGTATAACGAACGGATATTTTTCAACTAGAATTAATCGTAATAAGGACAGGGAAATAATGGGTGATGTCATGGAGTATGGAGAGAAGATCATTCAGCAGGTCTGGGAGCATGGCAGGGCGGTGTCAGACCAGGATTCGAATGAATGGCGGCAGGATCAATGCGGTGCCTGGATTCGGCGTGGGCATTATGGTCACGAAAATTCCGAATTTGGCTGGCAGATCCACAGTATCTTACCGGGTGAGACGGGGGCAGAACATCTGCGCCCTTTCCATTACCAGAATACCTTCAATGTTTCCAACGGCCAGACACACTGCCATATAACGGCCGACCGGATTGCCGTCAATCCTACGGCACATATCGACCAGCTATCTAATAAGCCGGTCTAGACCGGGGCATAAACTGCTGGCATCGACACCCGGAGCGATTTTCGACAGCTTCAGGTCGGTAGTCATGTGCCATACTGATAATATCCTGAATCCGTGGTTTAAACGTGGCTGCAGGGTGCAAGCTTTTGGTTTCATAAAGGTTTCACAGGGGGTTCAAAAAATCTTAGCTTCACCCATAGGTTAAGCGGGCATTTTTTGATCCGCTGTGGAATCAAGAGCTTGTGCCAGGCGCCGCGGTTAAGCCACGGATTCAGGATTATGTTAACACCAGTGGAGAGGAAGCCATGACGGGATCAAACAGGACAACAGATTTTACCAGACAAGGTAGGCATGACCGACTTATTCGTGAACTGGATCATGATCCCTATCATTCCAAAAGAAAGATTAAGGAGCCGGCCGTTTGTCCGGACTGTAGCGCCATATACACCAAGGGTCGATGGTCCTGGGGCGAGGCCGAGCCCGGTCCCCATGAACACCAACACCTGTGTCCGGCCTGTCAGCGCATTCATGACAGAGTACCGGCGGCATATCTGACCTTGCGGGGGGATTTTCTCGATGCCCATCGGGATGAAATCATGAATCTTGTGCATAACTATGAGCAACGGGAAAAGGCGGAGCATCCGCTGAAACGAATCATGAATGTGGAACAGAAGGAGAATGAAACAGAGATCACCTTTACGGATGCCCATCTGGCACGCGGTATTGGTGAGGCGATTCATCACGCCTATGAAGGGGATATCGATTATCAGTACACCCCGGAAGACATTATGTTACGTGTGTCCTGGGAACGTTAATCGTTGACGGTGAATAACCCTCGGTGTGGTGGATTGGGGTGGTTGTGTGTCTTTCATTGGCCTATACGCCCGCCAAAAACTCACAGGAAGAGAGTCTTGTATTCTTTACAGATTGATAAATACAGATTGATAAATCAAGGTTGATAAATCAAGGTTGATAAATCAAGGTTGATAAATCCAGGTTGATAAATCCAGGTTGTCTGCAAATGTAAGGGAGAGCGTACTGATGTCTGATATGACGAATATTCGAGAAGAAAAACTTCCATGGAACAGTAAACTCGCCTTCCTGCGAGGCTTCCTTCAACACCCGGAACAGGTGGGTTCCGTAATACCCAGTTCCCGATTTCTGGAACAACGAATTGTTGATGTTGCATCAATCGCCAGTGCGAAGACCGTGGTTGAACTTGGTCCGGGTACCGGTGGCACCACGCAGGCCATTCTCGATGCGTTACAGGATGATGCCAAATTCCTTGCCCTGGAACTGAATTCAGCATTTGTATCACTGTTAGACGCCAATCCTGATCGGCGTCTCATTGTCCACCACGGTAGTGCAGAGAACATTGAACACATCCTGGCGCTGTACGATATTCCGCGCCCGGATGTGGTGGTCTCCGGCATCCCTTTTTCCACGATGCCGAGCCGTCAGGCGCACCGTATCCTCCAGAGTATCTGGTCATGCCTGACACCGGGCGGACATTTTGTTGCCTATCAGTTTCGGGGCCGAGTGGCTGATCTGGGGCGTGAGCTGTTCGGAAGTCCGGAAGTGAAAGTGGAATTGCTGAATGTTCCCCCAGTCAGGCTGTACAAATGGCGAAAACCGGGTCCGGATGCCTGACTGCATTCTGCAGGTGGTGTGCAGGCAGGGTTCCGGTATGCCTACCTATCCGGCGTATTTTTAACGCTGTATTTTCACTTGAATCGCATGATCTAGTGGGCGATAGTCTGTGTTCGCAAGGCGGGGCAGCTCCGCAAAGTAGTAGCCATCACCGATGGGTTTCTGACGACACGTCACTACCTGACGTTCACTGTAATTTCACTTGTTAAACGATTTGTACTATGAAAAAAATTAAGGTCTTGTTTGTTTGCATGGGCAATATATGCCGTTCACCCACAGCAGAGGGCGTTTTTGCCGCACAGGTCAAAGGTAAAAATCTGGAGCATCTCATTGAGGTAGATTCGGCAGGCACGCATGCCTATCACATTGGTCAGGGACCGGATGAGCGTTCCAGAAGTGCGGCGTTAAAACGGGGCATCGACTTGTCTGAATTGCGGGCCCGACGTGCTGTCGCAGCGGACTTTGACTATTTTGATTATGTGTTGGCGATGGACCGGGATAACTATCAAAGGCTGGAGGCGATTTGTCCGCCGGCTTCCAGGTACAAGCTGCATCTGTTTATGAGTTTTGCCCCCAACCTTGAGCATGAAGAGGTACCGGACCCGTATTATGGCGGACCGATGGGCTTTGAGCGCGTGCTGGATATGATCGAGCACGCGGCCGAGGGGCTCTTGCAGGAGATTCAATTGCGGCATCTGGATAGCCCGGGTTAGTGAGCCAATAAAAAAAGCCCCAGCCAGAGATCCCTGGCTGGGGCTTTTTTGTGCTCGTGGTTCTTGGTTGCTAACTCTCGTCCGATGGCTTATCAGTTTTTTCCATCGGACGTGGTGCTATCGGCGTATCGAGCAGCGGTAGTTGCGAAGTCTCCGATGACGCCGGCGGCGGGGTGCGATGTTCCCGCTCGACTGCCGATGGCGCACTGGCTGGAGTCTGTGGGCGACTTTGTACCGGTGCCGCAATGACCTCAGCGACAGGCTTTGCTGGCGGAGTGGGGGCCGCCGGTTTTTCCTGTGCCGGGGCCGTCTCGGCCACGCTGGGTGTCGGCCTCGTTTCCATCGGCTTTGTTTCCATCGGTTTCGATTCCACGGCCGCCGGTGCCGGTTTGGCTGCCTCGGGGATGCTTGCTGCAACCGCCTTTGTGGGGGCAGGCTCCGTCGGTGGTTTTTTCGCTACCTTTTCTGGTGCTGGTGCTGGTGCTGTGGCTTTTGCAGCAGTTGCCTCGGCACCTGCTTCCACCGGGGTGTGTGCCGGTTGTGCGGGCGCGTTGTCAACTTGTGCCGTGGCCTGATCCGCCGGCGGCGCCTTTTTTACAACGGCTTTGGGCGTATGTGGTGCAACGGCGGCACGGTCCTTCTTCGGTTTCTCGTCCGTCGTGTTGTCGCTTACCGGTGCGCTGTTGCCGGATGGTCGGGTATCGTCCGAACTAGTGATTGCGGCACTGGTTGCAACACTGGTTACAGCACTGGTTTCGGTACGGGTTGAAGTATCGGTTTCGCCCTGTGACTCAGTGGTCGTGGCGCCGCCCTCTGCATTTTGACCACGGCCTTCATCACGACGACGACGTCGTCCGCCGCGACGACCACGGCGCGAGCTGCTTTTCTGACCTTCGCCACGCTCTTTATCCTGACCTTCAGTGGCCTGTTCGCTCGCCCGAGGTTCTCTGGGCTCTTTAGGTTCTCTTGGTTCCCTCGGCTCTCTGGGCGTTCTGTCGACGGCCTCCTTGGTCTCGGGTCGGGTGCTGGCAGCCTTTGGCGCTTCGCGTTTTGCCTGACCACCTTCTTGCTTGCCGCGGCCTTCACC includes the following:
- the polX gene encoding DNA polymerase/3'-5' exonuclease PolX, whose protein sequence is MPVHNEDIAKIFEEMADLLEIEDANPFRVRAYRNAARTVRGLGQELREMLDSGEDLTRLPGIGRDLAGKIDEILSTGHARALDTLHREVPASLEGLLAIPGLGPKRVKALYQNLHISNPQQLADAARHGRLQKLPGFGAKIEQQILDAIAAHRSTEKRFLYHVAQQYAEPLLAYLKVVPGVKQVVLAGSYRRAKETVGDLDILVTAESDSPVMSRFAEYDEVQEIAAKGTTRASVFLRCGLQVDLRVVDEKSFGAALHYFTGSKAHNIQIRRMGQQRGIKLNEYGVFNLKQGDRINGDTEASVFKAVGLPFIPPELRQGQGEIEAAQAGLLPRLIGVDDLQGDLHVHSKDSDGNASIEEMALAAKQRGLKYIAITDHSASLTVAHGLDEKRLARQIETIDSLNKRIDGITILKGSEVDILEDGRLDFSDEILSRLDLVIGAVHSHFHLSRNQQTSRILRAMESKYFTILAHPSARLLEEREAMDVDMPRIIKAAQQRGCFIELNSQPRRLDLIDRYCRLAKQEGVLISINSDGHNPGNFDHLAGGINQARRGWLEKGDVLNTRSLPRLRKLLKATMG
- a CDS encoding BCAM0308 family protein, yielding MTGSNRTTDFTRQGRHDRLIRELDHDPYHSKRKIKEPAVCPDCSAIYTKGRWSWGEAEPGPHEHQHLCPACQRIHDRVPAAYLTLRGDFLDAHRDEIMNLVHNYEQREKAEHPLKRIMNVEQKENETEITFTDAHLARGIGEAIHHAYEGDIDYQYTPEDIMLRVSWER
- a CDS encoding methyltransferase domain-containing protein: MSDMTNIREEKLPWNSKLAFLRGFLQHPEQVGSVIPSSRFLEQRIVDVASIASAKTVVELGPGTGGTTQAILDALQDDAKFLALELNSAFVSLLDANPDRRLIVHHGSAENIEHILALYDIPRPDVVVSGIPFSTMPSRQAHRILQSIWSCLTPGGHFVAYQFRGRVADLGRELFGSPEVKVELLNVPPVRLYKWRKPGPDA
- a CDS encoding low molecular weight protein-tyrosine-phosphatase, translating into MKKIKVLFVCMGNICRSPTAEGVFAAQVKGKNLEHLIEVDSAGTHAYHIGQGPDERSRSAALKRGIDLSELRARRAVAADFDYFDYVLAMDRDNYQRLEAICPPASRYKLHLFMSFAPNLEHEEVPDPYYGGPMGFERVLDMIEHAAEGLLQEIQLRHLDSPG